Proteins encoded in a region of the Trueperaceae bacterium genome:
- the rplQ gene encoding 50S ribosomal protein L17 translates to MRHLAAGRKLNRNSSHRIALARSQATALFKHGRIKTTLTKAKNLQPYVEKLITTARGGDLHARRLVAKEIHDNAVLRSLMDDIGPRYADRKGGYTRIYRLGHRRGDATQEALIELVTDE, encoded by the coding sequence ATGCGTCACCTCGCCGCCGGCCGCAAACTCAACCGCAACAGCTCCCACCGCATCGCGCTCGCGCGCAGCCAAGCGACGGCGCTGTTCAAGCACGGCCGCATCAAGACCACCCTCACGAAGGCCAAGAACCTCCAGCCGTACGTCGAGAAGCTCATCACGACCGCGCGCGGCGGGGACCTCCACGCCCGCCGCCTCGTCGCCAAGGAGATCCACGACAACGCGGTCCTCCGGAGCCTCATGGACGACATCGGGCCGCGCTACGCCGACCGCAAGGGCGGCTACACCCGCATCTACCGCCTCGGCCACCGCCGCGGCGACGCGACCCAGGAAGCCCTGATCGAGCTCGTCACCGACGAGTAA
- a CDS encoding DNA-directed RNA polymerase subunit alpha, with the protein MQITPEFQATATDRYGEFVVEPLQRGFGVTLGNPLRRILLSSIPGTAVTSVYVEDVLHEFSTIPGVREDVMQIVLNLKDLVVKLHDGEPVTLTLRAEKAGTVTAADLDVPSNAEIVNPELEIATLGDGAKLVMEVRVDPGVGYVPAELLHGHKDRINSIPVDAVFTPVRRVAYRVEDTRVGQKTDLDRLVVRVWTDGSVSPREALDEAVDILRTQLNVFGGNGEQPEEEVPVVTIPSAAGEPTPAEQDEPHISLESLALSNRVLHSLQEEGIDSVNALMALSERDLKRVSGIGDKSLDEIRDQLGQRGLSLKE; encoded by the coding sequence GTGCAGATCACACCCGAATTCCAGGCGACCGCCACCGACCGCTACGGCGAGTTCGTGGTCGAGCCGCTGCAGCGCGGGTTCGGCGTCACCCTGGGCAACCCCCTGCGCCGCATCCTGCTGAGCTCGATCCCCGGCACCGCCGTCACCAGCGTGTACGTCGAGGACGTCCTCCACGAGTTCTCCACGATCCCCGGCGTCCGCGAGGACGTCATGCAGATCGTGCTGAACCTCAAGGACCTCGTCGTGAAACTCCACGACGGCGAACCGGTCACCCTCACGCTCCGCGCCGAGAAGGCCGGCACCGTCACCGCCGCCGACCTCGACGTCCCCTCCAACGCCGAGATCGTCAACCCCGAACTGGAGATCGCGACCCTCGGGGACGGCGCCAAACTCGTGATGGAGGTCCGCGTCGACCCCGGCGTCGGGTACGTCCCCGCCGAACTTCTGCACGGCCACAAGGACCGCATCAACTCGATCCCCGTCGACGCCGTCTTCACGCCGGTCCGCCGCGTCGCCTACCGGGTGGAGGACACCCGCGTCGGGCAGAAGACCGACCTCGACCGGCTCGTCGTCCGCGTCTGGACCGACGGCAGCGTCTCGCCCCGCGAAGCGCTCGACGAAGCGGTCGACATCCTCCGCACCCAGCTCAACGTGTTCGGCGGTAACGGCGAACAGCCCGAGGAGGAGGTCCCCGTCGTGACGATCCCCTCCGCCGCGGGCGAACCCACCCCCGCCGAGCAGGACGAGCCGCACATCAGCCTCGAGAGCCTCGCGCTCTCCAACCGCGTGCTGCACTCGCTGCAGGAGGAGGGCATCGACTCCGTCAACGCCCTCATGGCCCTCTCCGAGCGCGACCTCAAGCGCGTGAGCGGCATCGGCGACAAGTCCCTCGACGAGATCCGCGACCAACTGGGGCAGCGCGGACTCAGCCTGAAGGAGTAA